In Bogoriella caseilytica, the genomic window TACGTCGAAGCTCTGACCACCGGCGACCTGGCCAGGAACTTCTTGAACTCGGTGATCGTCACCGCGCCCTCACTGGCCGCCATCCTGGTCTTCGGACTCGGTGCCGCCTTCGCCATCGAGGTCATGGTCTGGAAGGGGCGCAACCTCACACTGCTTCTCTTCCTCTCCGGGATCATGATCCCCGGTCAGATGATTCTGGTGCCCCTGTTCATCGCCTACTTCAACATGGGCATCTCCGGCACCTACCTTCCGATGATCCTGACCTACGCCGGGCTGGGGATGCCACTGACGGTGTTCCTCATGACGGCCTACTTCCGTTCTGTCCCTCGCGAGATCTTCGAGGCCGCGACCATCGACGGCGCGAGCATGCTGCGCTCCTTCTTCTCCATCGGCATTCCGCTGGTGCGCAATGCGTTGTTCACGGTCGGGCTCGTTCAGTTCCTCTCGATCTGGAACGATCTGCTCATCGCGCTGACCTTCACCACGAACCCCGACCTTCGCCCCATCCAGGCAGGACTGCTCAACTTCAGTGGCGAGTACGGTCAGGTGAACTACGGCCCGCTCTTCGCAGGGGTGTTCATGAACGTCTTCACCCTGCTGATCCTGTTCGTCCTGCTGAATCAACGGATTATGAAGGGGCTGGCCGGCGGGGCCGTGAAGGGCTGATGACGATGCAGAACCCCGTCGCGCTCCGTCCACTCGGATCCACCGGGCTCATGTGCAGTCCCTTGACCTTCGGCACCTCCTCCCTGGGCCGCGGAACCCGCCGGGGAGACGAGGCGGAGCGCGCGGCCGTGGAGCTCGCGCGCGCGCTGCTGACCGGTCCGTTCTCCCTGGTCGACACCTCGAACGCCTACGCCGAGGGACGCAGCGAGGAGGTACTGGGCCTGGCCCGGCGAGCGGTGCCGAGAGCGGAACTGGCCCCGGACCGCAGCATCGTGACCAAGACCGACCGCGACCTGGCCACCGGGATCTTCGACCGCGACCGGGTACTGCGCTCCTTCGAGGAGAGTTGCCGTCGCCTCGGCGTCGATCGGGTGCCGCTGGTGCACCTGCACGACCCCTACACCGTGACCTTCGAGGAGGCCTCCGGCCCCCGCGGCGCGATCGCCGGCATGGTCGAGCTCAAGGAACGGGGCCTGGTGGACGCCATCGGCATCGCCGCCGGCCGGATCTCCGTGGTCCAGGACTATGTGCGCACCGGCGTCTTCGACGCGCTACTGACGCACAACCGCTACACGATCGTGGACCAGAGCGCCGAGCCCTTGATCCGCGAAGCACACCAGCGCGGGATGGCCGTGTTCAACGCCGCGCCCTTCGGCGGCGGGCTGCTCGCCTCCGGAGTGGCCTCCAAGCGTCATTACGCCTATCAGACGAGCTCACCGGAGCTCCTCTCCTGGGTGC contains:
- a CDS encoding aldo/keto reductase, which translates into the protein MTMQNPVALRPLGSTGLMCSPLTFGTSSLGRGTRRGDEAERAAVELARALLTGPFSLVDTSNAYAEGRSEEVLGLARRAVPRAELAPDRSIVTKTDRDLATGIFDRDRVLRSFEESCRRLGVDRVPLVHLHDPYTVTFEEASGPRGAIAGMVELKERGLVDAIGIAAGRISVVQDYVRTGVFDALLTHNRYTIVDQSAEPLIREAHQRGMAVFNAAPFGGGLLASGVASKRHYAYQTSSPELLSWVRRVELLCVEHDVTLPRVALQFSLRSEFIHSTVVGVSSTIRMAALEELRRSYVPDDFWGALDRLGPAPSPLTD
- a CDS encoding carbohydrate ABC transporter permease, which encodes MATITAPQDVFIKPGRKPPQRARRWTRSRLKRAIPAWIGIVVVLAIGIYPVFWLFVSSFKTQREFVQESTFAMPESWNFDNYVEALTTGDLARNFLNSVIVTAPSLAAILVFGLGAAFAIEVMVWKGRNLTLLLFLSGIMIPGQMILVPLFIAYFNMGISGTYLPMILTYAGLGMPLTVFLMTAYFRSVPREIFEAATIDGASMLRSFFSIGIPLVRNALFTVGLVQFLSIWNDLLIALTFTTNPDLRPIQAGLLNFSGEYGQVNYGPLFAGVFMNVFTLLILFVLLNQRIMKGLAGGAVKG